The Penicillium psychrofluorescens genome assembly, chromosome: 2 nucleotide sequence TGTGCTGTTCCTTGATTATTCTCAGACCGTGGTGACGGTGCAATTCGATGTCAAAAACCCTGCAGACGCCACACTGGAGCAGCGTCAGGAACCCCCGCCTCTCCAGCCCCGTCAGGACCAGCTAGAAGAGGCGcacatccagctcggcaCCCGAATCTCCGAAGCCATCAATTCAATCCAAAACACAACGGTGGCTGACGGTACTCCCTTCGGATTGGTTCAGCATCTGCTCAGCCCACTGCCTGATGCGCTACTCCCCGTCGGCACACGAGCCTATGGCGCATTGGTCTACTCGAACCTGGCCAACGCGTCTGTCTCCCAGAACGACGAGATCCGCGCCGGTGACATCGTCAGCTTCCGCAATGCCCGGTTCCAGGGACACCGCGGCACGATGCACCAGAAGTACAGTACCGAGGTGGGCAAGCCGGACCACGTCGGCGTTGTCGTTGACTGGGACGGtacaaagaagaagatccggGCCTGGGAACAGGGTCGCGAGagcaagaaggtcaagatgGAAAGCTTCAAGCTGGGTGACCTGCGCAGTGGCGAGTGCAAAGTGTGGCGCGTGATGTCGCGCAACTGGGTGGGCTGGGAGACCAGCAAATAAGTCCTCATTCTTGTTTGTTCTACATCGGTGATTGGGTGGGGATTGTGGTTGTATGAGTGGAATATggctcttctctctcctgtctattttcttcttgttctttctgtcttcttcgtgtcCCCTTGTATCTAGGGGGTCACCCCGCTGCTGCCGGGTGGGTAATGGGGGAGAAAGCAGCAAAGATGTCTTTTTTGTGTCACGGAGAATTGAGCGAgcgttcttcttttccttttctttcatgTGGTAAATTTTTGCATGACTCTACCTATACTTGGTTGTGCTCTGGCTCCACCGAGATCTTCCTTTCGCTTTAGTCTTCACAGGTGTGTGTGTTAGTGAATCGAATTTATCTCGATGTACATGATTTCAGTCCATTTCCCCGGGTTGATGCAGGTCACATGATTCGTTAGCCTGAGGCAGCAGTGGCGCTTATCCCATTTCCGTATCGGGCGACTATCGCAACTTctccaacccaacccaaccgTCAGCTTTTCTCCCACCCCTCGTCTCTCATTAGCACCACAGACTTTAAAATGGGTGGCGGTGATCTGAACCTGAAGAAGTGAGTACTCTGAACGCCATCCCTGCTTattccctctctcttttatctctctctctctctctctctctctctctctctctctctctctctctctctctctctctctctctctctctctctctctctctctctctctctctccgtctcttcGCAAACTCAAAAAGCTAACCACCATACCCCCACCAGATCATGGCATCCCTCGCTACTGCGCAACCAAGAGCGCGTCTGGGccgaggaaaagaaagcccTCGATGAGCGCAAACGGATCGACCAGCTTCGGCGCGAGCGTGAAGAAGAGCGCCAGATCCAAGAGCTGCAACGTCTGCAAGAATCCTccggcaagggcaagcagCAGAGCCGCGTTGATTGGATGTATCAGGCGCCCTCAGGTGCGACGGGCCAGTATActgaggagatggaggggtACTTACTTGGCAAGCGGAGGATTGATGGGGTCTTGCTGAAGAATGATACGGACACTaagaagttggagaagggggCGGATGTTGCGAATGGAGCAGACGGTGCTGCTCCTACTCCTGGCGTGCTTTCGGCGAGGGATACCATGACGAAGGTTATGAATGATCCGTTGCTGGAGGTTAAGAAGAGGGAGCAGGCGGCTTATGAAGCTGCGGTTAAGGAGCaggtgaggaggaaggagagggaggagaaaCGTGGCGGTCGTGATTCCGGGCGTGAACGGGATCGCCATTCCAAGCGCAGACGATACAGTGATGAGGCCGAGGATGatcgtcggcatcggcaccaccaccgctcGTCGCACCGTCATCGGTCGAGGTCGCCTGCTTCGCCGGAGAGGTCGTCGCACCGTCCACACAGGAGTGAGCGAGACCGTGAACGTCGAGATGACCGACGGcgcggagaagatcgtgATCGGGACCGTGACAGGAGGGACAGCGACAGAGCCCGTCGAGATGATCGTGACCATCGAGACGACCGTGATCGAGACCGTGAACGAGATCGTCGAGACCACCGCGAAAGACGCGACTCATATTCTAACCGCCCCCGCGATGAACGACGCGACTCAGATACGCGGCGACGCTCACCATCTCCGCGTCCAACGCAAGACCGGAACAACCGCGAGTACTCTAACAACGGcaacaagaacaacaacaacaacaaccggCGAGACAGAGACCGTGCTTCTGCACCATCCAACAACATCCCCAAGAACGGCAGACCCGCACCGAACCAGAAAGATCTAGACGAAGAGCGCCGCCGCAAGCTGGCAGAGATGCAATCCAACGCCAGCGAAATGGAGCATATCCGCCGCGACCGCATCGCTGAGAtctccgccgaagaaaagaagcagcaggAGGTTGATGACCGTCAGCGCTCGGATAAGGGCCGGTTTGTCTCGAAGCTGCATCAGCGCGCGCAGGAGGATAGTTTGGACGAACGCATTCGGAGGGGGCGTGGTGGATATGCTAAGATTGAAGCGGATTGAGAGGTTCATCGTTCACGTCGTtggttctttctttttttcatAACGAACCTTTCCTCGTCTCGTGCAAGGACATATGCCTTTGCTTCTTAGTATTTGGTGTCAACTTTCCCAGCTTGTGGCTGTGGATTCTAATACCTTTATGGATATTAGTTCAATGGATATTCCTCTTATTGTCATGCACACTTCATATTTCTACCCAGACCATGCAAATACTGCTATTGTTGAGTGTTGCGAGTCTTTTCGTTCTCGGGGGGTTGCACGCTTATATCACCGACGGCCTAAAGATGTACCAACCTGGGCTGTCGCTGGATAGGAAACGGCAGCTCGCACGAAGCTGAGCAGAGCAGTCAGCATCAAAAAAGGCAGATAAGAACGTATTATCATGAATTCTTATGTAAAACTCGagtctcttcctccctcactttctcttccatcctctGCAGCGCGGGTAACCCCCATCTCTGCATCCACTCGCACCTCACTACATCCTCAATTGTAGCCCTCTGTCCCGGCTCAAGCATTAACATCGACTTGGCCATATCACCAAAGGCTTTCTCCTCATCTTGCTCGAAGACCTCAAAgtccgtctcctccgccttgcTTACTCGCCGTCGTGCACCCCGTATGCATGCCGGAAACCGTTGATCCCAGCCCCTAGCGCTGTTGCTGTAATGTTGCCTCAGATTTTCCTTGACGTTTTTACGTCCGTCTTCATCAAACCAGTTGTTCCGGTTCGCCCACTTCCCCCACCACCGATCGGGTAGTTTGCCAAACGTCTCGACATGTTCCCTTGTGACACTATCAAGAGTAGGGACAAACACTTCAAAGGGGGGTGCGGGTCCTAGGATGTCCCAGATGGTGCATGCAAGTGTCCATATATCAGCTGGAAAGGAAAGATGGTCGTCCATCGCGGGCCCTGCGAAAAACGCTTCTGGGGGTGCAAGCAGGTGCGGCGTATGACAGGTGAAGGTCTTTGTGATAGAGGGATCAAATGCTTCTCCGAAATCGGCAAGCATGATAGGAGAATCGGTCAAAGTGATTTCGTCGCTTCCAAGTCCGAGCCAGAGGGGGACAATGAGTTCTGAGGGAACTCCATGGCCAAGAGGTGCACCATCACAACGAACCACAGGTTCCTTTGCGGGTTCGCCAGTCTTTTCATATAGCTGCTTACGGGTCATATGCTGCAGACTGTGTgggaggcgaaggagaacATTTCCAAGGTGAAGATCTGTATGTTCATTCTGTGAGATTCTTCGATTCCACGTCACTGGGAGCTTCAGAGACAGACATACCACCATGAACAATTCCCTGGGAATGGACAAATTGAACCCCAAGTACAAGCTGTGCGGCAATAGCTCTCGAGGCCGGGAGATGAAGCAGACGATGGTATGCTGCCTCTTTAGCTTCATCAATATTGATCCTTGCAGCATCCATGACCAAACATCGATGGCGGCCATTCGGTCCCGACAAGGGAAAAGAATCAAGCAGGGTCTGCACCACAGCCTTTCCAGGGAGTCGTGATTTGGCCTGCCCCAGCCGTGTCAGAACTTGCGATTCGTGCACTGTTCGCTCGGCTGATTCCGCAGTGGAGATCTTAAGAGCAACGAGTCGACTATCCTGCTTGTCTTCTGCCAGCCACGTTGTGGCAGATCGACCGAATCCGAGTTTATGAACAATCACATACCGGCCGTCGTGAAATCTGTCGCCAATTTGGACCGGGTGGTAGCCGCCGGGAACGTAGTAGTCCAGGCGCTCGACTTCGTCGGGATCGACATATTCGTACTTGACTTTGCTAGGCTCCATTGGGTTCACAATGTTTCTGTTGGTGTTTGAAATCAGTCGCGCTTGGAGGAAATGGGGTTGTCGATATGCTATTGATCTGACTAGGTGTCTGGCTACAGACATTGTTGTGGTGCAGAGGAATGCCCTTGGAAGGAAGTCGATATGAAGAGGAAGGGTCAGAAATCACGTTACTATTTTTGGCTTGTTTGGGTACACCTCAGTTAACGATCAGAATGCAAAGTATACGGATAGGGACTGGTGAGTCAGGCGTGCGTCCCGAATTTAATTTCTTTACATTTGTAGTATGTATAGCCTCCATCCTGGCGCAGTGCAAAGAATATTTTCAGCTTTACGTGGAAGCGAGAAGCTGGGCTAGAGGAAAGACATGAGGTTGGCGTGGACCTGAGATGACGGACAGCCACTTTATTGTATAGACAAAGGAGGGATGGCGCTGTGAATAGCATCAATTCTAGGGGAAAGGAGGAGATGATAATTTGACTGCCGGATAATTGGACCATGAAGGATACTGAAGGGCCATTGCCAATCGCTTTATCTATAATTACAACAAAAAGACGAACCCCAAGTGGATCAACTATAGCAACAACAACTCGCCCGTCGCAGCCCCACCGGCCAAATGAGGCTGATACACCTGCTGCTGATTCTGCGTGACAACGTACTGCATTTGCTGGGCGCCTCCATTGCCAATGCCGTCATCACGTCCGCCAAGGTCCATCGACGCCATCTGCTGGGAGCCAACGCCGCTGAAGTACGAGTCTGCGGCGTTGACGGCGTCGTTCATGGATGTCTGGCCCGTGGCCGCGTTGGGGCCGGTGCCGGGCGCCGCGACGGGGAAGTTAGGTGGAGGGGCGGGGTTGATGGGACTGATGGGGTTTCCTGTCGTAACGATGGTAGCCAGGCCGCTGTTGCTTGTGTTTCCGGCTGCTCCAGCAGTGGCTGATGGTGGGTTGTAGTCTAGCATGCCCGCGGTGCCGTCCTCGAGGGGTGGGCGCTGCAGGGCCGGACTGGGTTGGAGGCGACGGGGGCGGGCAGCGCGGAAGACCTGGTGGATGGGTTTGAGGTAGACGGTGGCCAGGGTGCCGACATTAAGACACAGCTCTTCGAGGGTGCGCGGGTCCAGTTTTTCGCTCTCTGCGGTGATCGGGGGCTTTTGGCCCATCACTACTTCTTTGGCGGATGCTGGGTCGGTGGAGAGCAGACGCCAGTACATGTAGCCGCGATCGCGCAGGTCCGGGTCGTCTGTTTCTTCGGTGCACCACTTCAGCACCTCTGGGACGATCTGTTGGCCCTTGGTGGGCCGCTGAATGAAAAGCTTGACGGTGGCTGTCAGCAGTGCGAGCTGCACTTCGATGGTCTCATCGTGGAAGGTTGCCAGGTAATCCTGCAAGAGACCGTCTGAATTCTCGATCCGGTCTGCGTATTGACCGATGATCCAGATGATGGCTGCCTTGGCCTCGGGCTcatcgagatcatcgatgtTTTGGATCACATGTCCGATGATACTCTCGTACTGGTTGGGATATTTGCGGAAGATGTTGCGAATCACCACCGTTGCCTCTTGGACAATGTACGGGATCTTGGCGTCAACCAGCTCCAAAAGAGTGTCGATACACTGCCGCGCGGCCGACTCGATCTTGATGGCTAGTTTTCCGATGGCGCGGACTGCCTTGCGCACGAAATGCACATCGATTTCAGTGGCATATTCTCGAAGCTCCGCCAAGACCACGGAAATATTCTCTTTGGTGGTCAACATAAACATCAACTCCAACTTGGTCACCTTGACGTAGATGAGATCATTGTAGTTGCAGAAAAACACCCGGATATCATTTCGCAGGACTTCAGGTCTCTTCTGCAGGATCAGAATGGCGTTTCGCAGTGCCAGATACTGGACCTCAGGGGGTTTAGAGAGCAATGTCACGAGGGGTGGTGACATTTTCTTGCATAACGAAGTGATGTGTTTTTCGTCGGCAATATAGTTCATGAGATAGAGGATGACTCGACAAGAAGTGAGGACAACCGCAGAATTCGAGTGAGATAGTCGTGGTGCAATTCGCTCTGCCAGCAGGAGCGCCTCGGCGGTGTCTTGGGGCACGTAAGACATTAATGCTTCGAGGATATAGGTTTGACCCCATCTGCGAAGGCTGTTAGCTGTCATTCGCATATACAAAGGGTTTCGTTCCTACTCAGAGCAGTCCGCCAGAATCGAAACCAGTTTCGATGCGCTGACGTAGTCGATAGTAAGGGAGATGGATTCACTCCGGCCCCAAATGTCCACCAACGAAGCCAAAACGCTGGAAACAACTGTCGGGTTCTCGTCCTTCAACATGCGATTGAGTCTATCGATCAAGTCGGAGTTTTCCACCATCTTCTTGTCGTGCTCATACAGTTTTGCCACGCAAAAGGCAGCTGTCTTGCGGACATAGGGATCGTTGTCCTGCATCAGGCGTTTGAGAGGTTGAAAGGTCGCTTCAACGAACTCGCGGACATGTACATAGGCGATGGTTCGTAATGCGAGTGCGCGCACCAGCGGGTTGGTGTCCTCCATATCCTATTGAGCCAAAGTCAGACATAGTTCGTTGGTTGATGGGTATGCGGGCCATACATGGACCAGAATCGGTAGCGCCTTCAGCGCGACATCGGGCTTCATCCTTGAATAGTTGACCAGGAACAAAAAGCACCTAGAGATGTCAGCACGTTACTAACCGGTGTGACTGCCAGACATacatcttcttgatctccaAGCTGGATAAATTCATGCAGTCGATCACGTCCGGAAACAGGGCTACCATATCGTTATTGCTCATGGTCATGTTGGCaacgatcttcttcagcgcgATCTTTTTGGCGGAGTAgttcttgtccttcttgccgccgcTACTGAGCTCCTGTCGCAGCTCGGCGACTTTGCCCTGTCGGGATTGAGGAAAGAGTGAGCTGTAGGTCCCAGCATAGGGGGCGAAGCCGATGAACATGGGGTATCAGAGTTTGGGGCAGTAGTAGAGAACAAAAGCGTGAGGCCTTCGAGAACAGACATAGTCGAGGGGAGTAAGATGcggggaaggaggagggaagaaaaaagcCACGACGGGCAGCAGGGCACACAAAAGAGACAAAAGCACGATCACATACCCTGGCGAACAACTTCGCATCACCCCCGGAAGTACTCATGATTGCGTGGGCGAATCAACGGAGGAGGGGTCCGGTGCGGAACGCTTGAGAGCGACGGATTCGAGACTAGCCTGGCCGTGCGATAAAATCACATGCGTAACGAGCGGGAAAGAGTCCAGCCAAGTGCCAGAATGCCAGCACTGGATTTAGGTACCGACGGGGCGCTAGGAAAGGTTGTGCGTTGTGCTGGGGTCGAGGAGAGCTGGCAAGAAAAAAGGGTCCGTGGTGGGTTCTTCAAGGAACCGGGTTCGGAAAGCGTTCAGAGAGATCGAAAGTGCCTGGGAGGATGGACGGTAATGCTGCTCGTAGTCATAGCAAGGGGAATTGCACCcgacaagaaaaagaaatgaaTTGGAtcgggagaagaaaaagaaaggaggaaggagagatgaaggaagaaggaagaaggcggagTGGCCGGGCGGGATTGCGGAGGAATTGGTTTGACGCactctctctccctgtcatcatccatcttcttcactgcAACACACCACGCCATCATGTCgcagcctcttcctccccctccaccaccgcaaTGGGT carries:
- a CDS encoding uncharacterized protein (ID:PFLUO_003816-T1.cds;~source:funannotate), encoding MGGGDLNLKKSWHPSLLRNQERVWAEEKKALDERKRIDQLRREREEERQIQELQRLQESSGKGKQQSRVDWMYQAPSGATGQYTEEMEGYLLGKRRIDGVLLKNDTDTKKLEKGADVANGADGAAPTPGVLSARDTMTKVMNDPLLEVKKREQAAYEAAVKEQVRRKEREEKRGGRDSGRERDRHSKRRRYSDEAEDDRRHRHHHRSSHRHRSRSPASPERSSHRPHRSERDRERRDDRRRGEDRDRDRDRRDSDRARRDDRDHRDDRDRDRERDRRDHRERRDSYSNRPRDERRDSDTRRRSPSPRPTQDRNNREYSNNGNKNNNNNNRRDRDRASAPSNNIPKNGRPAPNQKDLDEERRRKLAEMQSNASEMEHIRRDRIAEISAEEKKQQEVDDRQRSDKGRFVSKLHQRAQEDSLDERIRRGRGGYAKIEAD
- a CDS encoding uncharacterized protein (ID:PFLUO_003817-T1.cds;~source:funannotate), with the protein product MEPSKVKYEYVDPDEVERLDYYVPGGYHPVQIGDRFHDGRYVIVHKLGFGRSATTWLAEDKQDSRLVALKISTAESAERTVHESQVLTRLGQAKSRLPGKAVVQTLLDSFPLSGPNGRHRCLVMDAARINIDEAKEAAYHRLLHLPASRAIAAQLVLGVQFVHSQGIVHGDLHLGNVLLRLPHSLQHMTRKQLYEKTGEPAKEPVVRCDGAPLGHGVPSELIVPLWLGLGSDEITLTDSPIMLADFGEAFDPSITKTFTCHTPHLLAPPEAFFAGPAMDDHLSFPADIWTLACTIWDILGPAPPFEVFVPTLDSVTREHVETFGKLPDRWWGKWANRNNWFDEDGRKNVKENLRQHYSNSARGWDQRFPACIRGARRRVSKAEETDFEVFEQDEEKAFGDMAKSMLMLEPGQRATIEDVVSFVRAAVSYPATAQVGTSLGRR
- a CDS encoding uncharacterized protein (ID:PFLUO_003818-T1.cds;~source:funannotate); amino-acid sequence: MFIGFAPYAGTYSSLFPQSRQGKVAELRQELSSGGKKDKNYSAKKIALKKIVANMTMSNNDMVALFPDVIDCMNLSSLEIKKMCFLFLVNYSRMKPDVALKALPILVHDMEDTNPLVRALALRTIAYVHVREFVEATFQPLKRLMQDNDPYVRKTAAFCVAKLYEHDKKMVENSDLIDRLNRMLKDENPTVVSSVLASLVDIWGRSESISLTIDYVSASKLVSILADCSEWGQTYILEALMSYVPQDTAEALLLAERIAPRLSHSNSAVVLTSCRVILYLMNYIADEKHITSLCKKMSPPLVTLLSKPPEVQYLALRNAILILQKRPEVLRNDIRVFFCNYNDLIYVKVTKLELMFMLTTKENISVVLAELREYATEIDVHFVRKAVRAIGKLAIKIESAARQCIDTLLELVDAKIPYIVQEATVVIRNIFRKYPNQYESIIGHVIQNIDDLDEPEAKAAIIWIIGQYADRIENSDGLLQDYLATFHDETIEVQLALLTATVKLFIQRPTKGQQIVPEVLKWCTEETDDPDLRDRGYMYWRLLSTDPASAKEVVMGQKPPITAESEKLDPRTLEELCLNVGTLATVYLKPIHQVFRAARPRRLQPSPALQRPPLEDGTAGMLDYNPPSATAGAAGNTSNSGLATIVTTGNPISPINPAPPPNFPVAAPGTGPNAATGQTSMNDAVNAADSYFSGVGSQQMASMDLGGRDDGIGNGGAQQMQYVVTQNQQQVYQPHLAGGAATGELLLL